The Chthoniobacterales bacterium genome has a window encoding:
- a CDS encoding type II secretion system protein, translating into MGLPAERSVRADHRPRGGWRGVDGSALRSAHRRHRRGKFLRTVKKSGFTLFEILIALAMFSLALGGLAIALDRIVEANALLRSEAGMRQQLESLLDQAMALPIETLAEGRETGPDAMGVKYSVSAEQAEIRDKNDAVLPGLWWITVRAEWTDGNEKQEREEKFLRYQP; encoded by the coding sequence CTGGGTCTTCCAGCCGAGCGGTCTGTGCGAGCCGATCACCGTCCGCGTGGCGGATGGCGAGGCGTGGATGGAAGTGCGCTTCGATCCGCTCACCGCCGGCATCGCCGAGGAAAGTTTTTACGCACCGTGAAAAAATCCGGCTTCACACTTTTCGAAATACTCATCGCGCTGGCCATGTTTTCGCTGGCCCTTGGCGGGCTCGCCATCGCCCTCGACCGCATCGTGGAGGCCAATGCCTTGCTGCGCAGTGAAGCCGGGATGCGGCAGCAACTCGAATCGCTGCTCGACCAAGCCATGGCCCTGCCCATCGAAACGCTCGCCGAGGGTCGCGAGACAGGCCCGGATGCCATGGGCGTGAAATATTCCGTCAGTGCGGAACAGGCGGAAATCCGCGACAAAAACGATGCGGTGTTGCCCGGTCTGTGGTGGATCACGGTTCGCGCGGAGTGGACCGACGGCAACGAAAAGCAGGAGCGGGAAGAAAAGTTCCTGCGCTATCAGCCATGA
- a CDS encoding prepilin-type N-terminal cleavage/methylation domain-containing protein — MRKQRRHPGAFTLFEMMVVIAIFVLLAGGIYSIVDVSVRATAALTDDSLQSQRLDAFISLLRRTFHNLPATARLTGGVRVQDGDGSAEIVLRDAPGIFAWGSVAPSAGAAVISARPRLGGGRGIGLLLVPGNPTEMEWKASLEKGPWLPLLPDLRSVSWRFYSASLQDWVEEWTAEGERPPLVELTFQFLGEEVPRTYTFWLPPVKEASAAPAQPEPTPEQPSQDAPQP; from the coding sequence ATGAGGAAGCAGCGCAGACATCCCGGCGCATTCACCCTTTTCGAAATGATGGTGGTGATCGCCATCTTCGTCCTGCTTGCGGGCGGCATCTATTCGATCGTCGATGTTTCCGTGCGCGCGACGGCCGCGCTCACCGACGACAGTCTGCAATCGCAGCGCCTCGATGCATTCATTTCGCTGCTGCGGCGCACGTTCCACAATCTCCCCGCAACGGCGCGATTGACCGGAGGTGTTCGCGTGCAGGACGGCGACGGCTCGGCGGAAATCGTCCTGCGCGATGCGCCGGGGATTTTCGCTTGGGGATCGGTGGCACCCTCGGCCGGTGCGGCCGTGATCTCCGCGCGTCCGCGCCTCGGAGGTGGCCGCGGCATCGGCCTTCTTCTGGTCCCGGGCAACCCGACCGAAATGGAATGGAAGGCCTCGCTGGAAAAGGGTCCTTGGTTGCCGCTGCTGCCCGACCTTCGCTCGGTCTCGTGGAGATTCTACAGCGCCTCCTTGCAGGATTGGGTCGAAGAATGGACGGCCGAGGGCGAGAGACCGCCTCTTGTCGAATTGACCTTCCAGTTTTTAGGGGAGGAGGTCCCGCGCACTTACACCTTCTGGCTGCCGCCGGTCAAAGAAGCTTCCGCGGCTCCTGCGCAGCCGGAGCCGACGCCGGAGCAGCCATCGCAGGACGCTCCGCAGCCATGA
- a CDS encoding general secretion pathway protein GspK, with amino-acid sequence MEGLAGKGSLVAAAARPSLGLVEILQRLLAGLGRRMDGRGRETASCRIDLPVFRGGGPAHLHLLAAAGQRSFRGSCAAGADAGAAIAGRSAAMIAAPSKHRIRGAALMLVLWAIAVVGFAVVWLAGIVGTELETGAMDSSGLRARQIAVSGVAIGLHPQVKPEDTELLNRDFGGGEKMQVRIRGEGGRLNINKLLEQRDRNTLKNLFALWGMDPDEADRLIDKLIDWVDDDAGRGLNGAEQAEYEAAGIPDAPSNRPFRSVREMERVLGMDAVAAAKPDWQDFFTIFGEGLVDVNEASSEVIQAATGIPPEAAAALVRYRAGEDGVEPSEDDFKFEDPQQWAGWLQGSRVPADEVSARLTTESKVKRIDSRGIVGDREVVISVVAAQAGESGGETAYLLWEEK; translated from the coding sequence ATGGAAGGCCTCGCTGGAAAAGGGTCCTTGGTTGCCGCTGCTGCCCGACCTTCGCTCGGTCTCGTGGAGATTCTACAGCGCCTCCTTGCAGGATTGGGTCGAAGAATGGACGGCCGAGGGCGAGAGACCGCCTCTTGTCGAATTGACCTTCCAGTTTTTAGGGGAGGAGGTCCCGCGCACTTACACCTTCTGGCTGCCGCCGGTCAAAGAAGCTTCCGCGGCTCCTGCGCAGCCGGAGCCGACGCCGGAGCAGCCATCGCAGGACGCTCCGCAGCCATGATTGCCGCCCCGTCCAAACACCGGATTCGCGGCGCGGCCCTCATGCTCGTCCTATGGGCCATCGCGGTGGTCGGTTTTGCCGTCGTCTGGTTGGCCGGCATCGTCGGCACGGAACTGGAAACCGGCGCGATGGATTCATCAGGCCTCCGCGCGCGGCAGATTGCGGTGAGCGGAGTGGCGATCGGCTTGCACCCGCAAGTCAAACCGGAAGACACGGAGCTGCTCAACCGCGACTTCGGTGGTGGCGAAAAAATGCAGGTTCGCATCCGCGGCGAAGGCGGCAGGCTGAACATCAACAAACTTCTCGAGCAGCGCGACCGCAATACGCTCAAAAACCTTTTCGCACTCTGGGGCATGGATCCCGATGAAGCCGACCGCCTCATCGACAAACTCATCGACTGGGTGGACGACGATGCGGGACGCGGGCTCAACGGCGCGGAGCAGGCGGAATACGAGGCGGCGGGCATTCCCGATGCGCCGTCCAACCGCCCTTTCCGCTCGGTGCGTGAAATGGAACGAGTGCTCGGGATGGATGCAGTTGCCGCTGCGAAACCCGATTGGCAGGATTTCTTCACCATCTTCGGCGAGGGGCTCGTGGATGTGAACGAAGCGTCCTCCGAAGTCATCCAAGCCGCCACCGGCATACCCCCCGAAGCCGCTGCTGCTCTCGTGAGATACCGCGCGGGCGAGGACGGCGTGGAACCCTCCGAGGACGACTTCAAATTCGAAGATCCCCAGCAATGGGCCGGATGGTTGCAGGGGTCGCGCGTGCCGGCGGACGAGGTGTCTGCGCGCCTCACCACCGAAAGCAAAGTCAAAAGAATTGATAGCCGCGGTATCGTGGGCGACCGTGAAGTGGTCATCTCCGTGGTCGCCGCGCAAGCTGGCGAGAGCGGGGGAGAGACGGCCTATTTGCTATGGGAGGAAAAATAA